One Niabella beijingensis DNA window includes the following coding sequences:
- a CDS encoding BT_2262 family domain-containing protein, with the protein MNKKIRNILILLAVCVTMISSCKKDSKGVSFVTTYADIVLKSTSTIAWQIGEPFVDPGFTANEGETDLTQSVTVKSNVDVSKPGVYSVSYTVSNSDGFPSTVTRAVVVCETAAPLNGFYQSSIVRNGSTKRGPFAQLIYGIGNNRYHVQDLLGGWYDIGSAYGPAYAGAAIVELKNNNTFELISSEALGFSEGSAPIFTTPATYNPQTKTIAFTSMMADTPDYLFAVTMVNSGSINQ; encoded by the coding sequence ATGAATAAGAAAATACGAAATATACTGATTCTGTTGGCAGTGTGCGTTACCATGATATCCTCGTGCAAAAAAGATTCTAAAGGTGTATCTTTTGTAACAACTTATGCTGATATAGTACTGAAAAGCACCAGTACAATAGCATGGCAAATAGGTGAGCCATTTGTAGACCCGGGATTCACGGCAAATGAAGGAGAAACTGATCTTACTCAATCTGTGACCGTAAAGTCTAATGTGGATGTTTCAAAACCTGGTGTATACTCGGTGTCCTATACGGTTTCAAACAGCGATGGATTTCCTTCAACCGTAACCAGGGCAGTGGTCGTTTGCGAAACAGCAGCGCCATTAAACGGCTTTTACCAGTCCTCCATCGTCCGGAACGGTTCTACCAAGCGCGGGCCGTTTGCCCAGTTGATTTACGGGATCGGAAATAACCGGTACCATGTTCAGGATCTATTAGGAGGCTGGTATGATATAGGAAGCGCATACGGTCCGGCATATGCGGGTGCGGCAATCGTTGAGTTAAAAAATAATAATACATTCGAATTGATATCTTCAGAAGCTTTGGGATTCTCCGAAGGATCAGCTCCCATTTTTACAACACCGGCTACTTACAACCCACAAACAAAGACCATTGCTTTTACCAGTATGATGGCAGACACACCAGACTATTTGTTTGCGGTAACCATGGTTAATTCCGGATCTATAAATCAATAG
- a CDS encoding lipid-binding protein: MKKSKIYLSGSLLILSLVFFSCQKKIEKEYSWAYPVAGDWTLKAHVGTDEVAGPFEVKIYNSSFGQDSIWIDDYNGNFYQIKFKAKVDMSNLTFQTGGSKNAISGYDIDVKVTDGKVINNDSLSFKVEFSDDPGTIFTVAGHRTTSYDEYMQN; this comes from the coding sequence ATGAAAAAGAGTAAAATATATTTATCAGGCAGCTTACTTATTCTGTCCCTTGTCTTTTTCTCCTGCCAGAAAAAAATTGAAAAGGAATATAGTTGGGCTTACCCGGTGGCTGGTGATTGGACACTAAAGGCTCATGTGGGTACCGATGAAGTAGCAGGACCTTTTGAGGTGAAAATTTATAATTCTTCCTTTGGTCAGGATTCCATCTGGATCGACGATTATAACGGCAACTTCTACCAGATAAAATTCAAGGCAAAAGTGGATATGTCGAATCTGACATTTCAAACAGGGGGGTCTAAAAATGCTATATCCGGATACGATATCGATGTGAAAGTAACAGATGGAAAGGTCATTAACAATGATAGTCTTTCCTTTAAAGTAGAGTTTTCGGATGATCCGGGAACGATCTTTACAGTAGCCGGTCACCGGACAACCTCTTACGACGAATATATGCAGAATTAA